The Deltaproteobacteria bacterium DNA window CCACGTACGCCGGGTCGCCCGGGTCGCCCGCGCCTCCCTGTAGCGCCTCGTACTGGGCGATCGCGCCCTGGAGGTCCCCCATCCCCTCGAGCGACTGCGCCATCCCCCAGCGCGCCTTAACCGTGGATTCGCGCTCCGTCGAAAGATACAGGAGCTTGCGGAACTCCCGGTCCGAGTCGGCGTACCGGCGCTGTCCGAGGAGCGCGTACGCCAGCATCCATCGCCCCTCCGCCGCGCGGTTCGACTTGGGAAATCGCTCCGCTAGCTCCGAGAGCGCCGCCGCCTGCCGCTCGTCTTCCCCCGCCGCGCCGTACGCCCGCGCGAGGAGGAAGAGCGTCTCGTCCTCCCGCTCGAACCGCGGGAACTCCTTCCGGATCCGCTCCAGGTCGGTCGCCGCCGACGCGGGGTCGAGGTACTGCAGAAGGTGGATCTCCGCTGTCTTCAGCAGCGCGCGGGGCGCCTCGGGCGCCCTCGGATAGTTGTACACGAGGGATTCGTACGCCTCGAGCGACGCGGGAAAGTTCCGATAGTAGCCGCCGTAGAGGTCCCCCTGGCGCAGCAGGGCGGCCGGGGCATACCGCGACTGCGGATGGTCCCGGGCGATGGTCCGATAGTCGGCGAGGGCCGCCTCCATCCTCTGCGAAAGGAGCTCCTTCTCAGCCCGCTCGAACCGCTCCCGGGCCGGGTCGGCGCACGCCGCCGCAAGCAG harbors:
- a CDS encoding tetratricopeptide repeat protein, coding for MAGAWRIGLLCGALLLAAACADPARERFERAEKELLSQRMEAALADYRTIARDHPQSRYAPAALLRQGDLYGGYYRNFPASLEAYESLVYNYPRAPEAPRALLKTAEIHLLQYLDPASAATDLERIRKEFPRFEREDETLFLLARAYGAAGEDERQAAALSELAERFPKSNRAAEGRWMLAYALLGQRRYADSDREFRKLLYLSTERESTVKARWGMAQSLEGMGDLQGAIAQYEALQGGAGDPGDPAYVAEKIERLKGRIRKP